In one Catenulispora sp. EB89 genomic region, the following are encoded:
- a CDS encoding SapB/AmfS family lanthipeptide: protein MTEEMTLMDLQGMEQVETDSWGGSGHGGGGESELSLTGCNGHSGISLLCEL, encoded by the coding sequence ATGACCGAAGAGATGACCCTCATGGACCTGCAGGGCATGGAGCAGGTCGAGACGGACAGCTGGGGCGGCAGCGGCCACGGCGGCGGCGGCGAGTCGGAGCTGAGCCTGACCGGCTGCAACGGCCACAGCGGCATCAGCCTGCTCTGCGAGCTCTGA
- the lanKC gene encoding class III lanthionine synthetase LanKC — translation MDDRYEAYTMLDRHFFDAARAVVPAAHGFAAAGRELPAGWRRRGQDDWTVVEPVPLELPGQGWKIHASATVTGAEEVLDRIFEYCVPRGIPFKFLRSPAALLARVSKYAPRGYSGKFVTIYPTDDAACERILTELGELLDGLPNPYILSDLRWGAGPLHVRYGAFANQYTVSENGSVVPAMAAPDGTLVPDRRTPVFRVPPWVELPEFLAPHLAARNAVKLTDMPYSVEKVLHFSNGGGIYVGRDSRTGDEVVLKEGRPHSGLDARGADAVQRVEHEYAMLQRLEGIPGLPRARDLLWVGEHRFLVMDYVKDGVPLSRVMGVRYPLTDPGATDEDRRRYADWALDIHRQVSEALDAIHERGVVYGDLHMFNILVRDDDSIALLDFEVSCEADETVRPGLGNPGFSAPATVTGVDRDRYALACLRLALFLPLANMVWLHRPKARELAAVIAENFPVPADDLADAVAVITGVEDRARPLAPNEPVRIEAEPSQWPAIRDELVRAIAASATPERDDRLFPGDIRQFAVGGLGLAYGAAGVLYALDVTGAGRFPQYEDWLVRHAKDPGSGARPGLWDGLHGAAFALDHLGYRSEALDIVESCLRDKWEAYPSDLAGGLSGIGLNLLHFAERTGDAALGEAGLRAAEIVAERLAAPDTAPAVSGREGFHAGLTRGYSGQAMLLLRAFDTVGDTRFLDSAGEALRRDLRRCVVRDKGAMHVDEGWRTLPYLDVGSVGIGLALDAYLALRPDEADADPQFREAVETIPSAARSPLYALPGLFSGRAGMILYLAGRTPERHRDPVLAAQVRSLTWHTLPYGGGTAFPGGMLMRLSMDLATGTAGVLLALGAVLHDEPVYAPLLAPRVSRADRRGEAETER, via the coding sequence ATGGATGACCGTTACGAGGCGTACACGATGCTCGACCGGCATTTTTTCGATGCCGCTCGGGCTGTCGTGCCCGCCGCGCACGGTTTCGCCGCGGCCGGCCGGGAGCTGCCGGCGGGCTGGCGGCGGCGCGGGCAGGACGACTGGACGGTCGTGGAGCCGGTGCCGCTGGAGCTGCCGGGGCAGGGGTGGAAGATCCACGCCTCGGCCACCGTCACCGGCGCCGAGGAAGTGCTCGACAGGATCTTCGAGTACTGCGTTCCCCGCGGCATACCGTTCAAGTTCCTGCGTTCGCCGGCGGCGCTGCTGGCGCGGGTGTCGAAGTACGCCCCGCGCGGCTACTCGGGCAAGTTCGTCACGATCTACCCGACGGACGACGCGGCCTGCGAGCGGATCCTCACCGAGCTCGGCGAACTCCTCGACGGGCTGCCGAACCCGTACATTCTCAGCGATCTGCGATGGGGCGCCGGCCCCCTGCACGTCCGCTACGGCGCCTTCGCGAACCAGTACACCGTCTCGGAGAACGGGTCGGTGGTACCGGCGATGGCCGCTCCCGACGGGACCCTGGTCCCGGACCGGCGCACGCCGGTGTTCCGGGTGCCGCCGTGGGTGGAGCTGCCGGAGTTCCTGGCGCCGCACCTGGCCGCGCGGAACGCGGTGAAGCTCACGGATATGCCGTACAGCGTGGAGAAGGTTCTGCATTTCTCCAACGGCGGCGGGATCTACGTGGGCCGCGACTCGCGGACCGGCGACGAGGTCGTGCTGAAGGAGGGACGGCCGCACTCCGGGCTGGACGCGCGCGGGGCCGACGCCGTGCAGCGGGTCGAGCACGAGTACGCGATGTTGCAGCGGCTGGAGGGCATACCGGGCTTGCCGCGTGCGCGTGACCTGCTGTGGGTCGGCGAGCACCGGTTCCTGGTCATGGACTACGTCAAGGACGGCGTTCCGCTCAGCCGGGTGATGGGGGTCCGCTATCCGCTGACCGATCCCGGCGCCACGGACGAGGACCGCCGGCGTTACGCCGACTGGGCCCTGGACATCCACCGGCAGGTCAGCGAGGCCCTGGACGCCATCCACGAGCGCGGCGTCGTCTACGGCGACCTGCACATGTTCAACATCCTGGTCCGCGACGACGACAGCATCGCGCTGCTGGACTTCGAAGTGTCCTGCGAAGCCGACGAGACGGTGCGGCCGGGGCTGGGCAACCCCGGGTTCAGCGCGCCGGCGACGGTCACCGGTGTCGACCGGGACCGCTACGCGCTGGCCTGCTTGCGGCTGGCGCTGTTCCTGCCGCTGGCGAACATGGTGTGGCTGCACCGTCCCAAGGCCCGGGAGCTCGCCGCGGTCATCGCCGAGAACTTCCCGGTGCCGGCCGACGACCTCGCCGACGCGGTGGCGGTGATCACCGGCGTCGAGGACCGGGCCCGGCCGCTCGCGCCGAACGAGCCGGTGCGGATCGAGGCGGAGCCTTCACAGTGGCCTGCGATACGCGACGAGCTGGTGCGTGCCATCGCGGCCAGTGCCACGCCGGAACGCGACGACCGCTTGTTCCCCGGCGACATCAGGCAGTTCGCCGTCGGCGGGCTCGGGCTGGCCTATGGCGCGGCCGGCGTGCTGTACGCGCTGGACGTCACCGGCGCCGGGCGGTTCCCGCAGTACGAGGACTGGCTTGTGCGGCACGCCAAGGATCCGGGCAGCGGTGCGCGGCCCGGCCTGTGGGACGGCCTGCACGGCGCGGCTTTCGCCCTGGACCATCTCGGCTATCGCAGCGAGGCGCTGGACATCGTCGAGTCCTGTCTTCGCGACAAATGGGAGGCCTACCCCTCCGATCTCGCCGGTGGCCTGTCGGGAATCGGGCTCAACCTGCTGCATTTCGCCGAACGGACCGGCGATGCCGCGTTGGGCGAGGCCGGGCTGCGCGCGGCGGAGATCGTCGCCGAGCGGCTCGCCGCCCCGGACACCGCGCCGGCCGTCTCCGGGCGCGAGGGCTTCCACGCCGGCCTCACCCGGGGGTACTCCGGGCAGGCGATGCTGCTGCTGCGGGCCTTCGACACCGTCGGCGACACGCGCTTTCTGGACTCCGCGGGTGAGGCGTTGCGTCGGGACCTGCGGCGCTGCGTGGTGCGTGACAAGGGCGCCATGCATGTCGACGAGGGCTGGCGGACGCTGCCGTATCTGGACGTGGGCAGCGTCGGCATCGGCCTGGCGCTGGACGCGTACCTCGCGCTGCGACCCGACGAGGCCGACGCCGACCCGCAGTTCCGCGAGGCCGTCGAGACGATTCCCTCGGCTGCACGATCTCCGCTCTACGCGCTGCCGGGCCTGTTCTCCGGACGCGCCGGAATGATCCTCTACCTGGCCGGCCGTACCCCCGAGCGGCACCGCGATCCGGTGCTCGCCGCGCAGGTGCGGAGCCTGACCTGGCACACGCTGCCGTACGGCGGCGGCACCGCGTTCCCCGGCGGCATGCTGATGCGGCTGTCGATGGACCTGGCCACCGGGACCGCCGGCGTGCTGCTGGCCCTGGGCGCGGTGCTGCACGACGAGCCGGTGTACGCACCGCTGCTCGCCCCCCGAGTCTCCCGTGCCGACCGGCGCGGGGAAGCCGAAACAGAAAGGTGA